GCCTACGTCGCCACCGAGGTCGTCCCCGGCCCCGGCGGCCTCCCCGTGGGCACCGGGGCCCGCGCCGTGATCCTCCTTTCCGGCGGAATCGACAGTCCCGTGGCGCTGTGGCTGGCGGCGCGCCGCGGGCTCGTCCCCGTGGCGGTGCACTTCCACAGCTTCCCCTTCACGAGCGAGCGCAGCCGGCAGAAGGTGCTCGACCTGGCGCGGGTGCTCGCGACCTACACCGGGCCGCTGCGCGTCTGGGTGGTGCACTTCACCGAGATCCAGCGGGCCATCCAGCTCACCGTCCCCGAGGCGCTGCGGGTGACGGTGATGCGACGGATGATGATGCGCCTGGCCGAGCGCATCGCCGTCCTCGAGGGCGCGGCGGGGCTCGTCACCGGGGAGAGCGTGGGGCAGGTGGCCAGCCAGACCCTCGAGTCCATCGGCACCATCGAGGCCGCCACCACGCTCCCGGTCCTGCGGCCGCTCAGCGGCATGGACAAGAGCGAAATCGTCGCCCGGGCCCGGGCCATCGGCACCTACGAGATCTCGGTGCTGCCCTACGAGGACTGCTGCAGCCTCTTCCTCCCCGCCCACCCGCACACCCACCCGACGCGGGCCGACGCGGAGCGGGCCGAGGCAGGCCTGGACATCCCGGCCCTGCTCACCGAGGCGATGGAGCGCAGCGAGGTCGTCACCGTCTCGCCGGGGGAACAGCCCGCCCTCGCCGCGGCCCCTGTCGGCTAGGACGAACCCCGCGCGCGATGGCGCCCGGGTGGGGCAGCCGTCGTCGATCCGTCCGGGGAGAGTACAGAATGTTTCGTTATTTTTCCCTCCCCAGGACCTCTCCACGACAGGTGCGGCACGCCGGCGGGGAGAACATTGAGAGAAGGTCGGCGCCCATTGGGGCGCTTCGAGTCGTCTCAACCGCAGGCCTGCGCGGGCGGAGGGCTCACCATTCCCGCCTGCCCCGGCGCCGGGCCAGACCGGCGGCGCGCG
The Armatimonadota bacterium DNA segment above includes these coding regions:
- the thiI gene encoding tRNA uracil 4-sulfurtransferase ThiI encodes the protein MEPVLLVRYGEVALKGQNRPFFLGTLVRNLEALAGPGVEVRARFGRILLTGPAVRQDPRAVLERARRVFGVVSLSPALEVPAEPAAILQAAETATAAHLARRAAATFKVDARRADKRFPLTSLDLNREVGAHLAARFGLRVDVHHPDFTVQVEVRDRAYVATEVVPGPGGLPVGTGARAVILLSGGIDSPVALWLAARRGLVPVAVHFHSFPFTSERSRQKVLDLARVLATYTGPLRVWVVHFTEIQRAIQLTVPEALRVTVMRRMMMRLAERIAVLEGAAGLVTGESVGQVASQTLESIGTIEAATTLPVLRPLSGMDKSEIVARARAIGTYEISVLPYEDCCSLFLPAHPHTHPTRADAERAEAGLDIPALLTEAMERSEVVTVSPGEQPALAAAPVG